CCGCGCTCCGTCCGCCGCTGGGAGCGCGACATGGAGCGCGCCGCCGACGACTTCTCGCGCCTGCACGGCCGTCGCCCCACCGCCCCCGAGCTCGCCGAGACGATGGGCATCTCCCTCGAGGAGCTGCGCCGGCACCGCGACGAGGTCACGCAGTCCGACGTCACGTCGCTGAACACCGTCGTCCTGGGCGACGACGAGACGACGATCGAGCGCCTCGACACCATCGCCGCCGACGACGACCGCCTGGACCCGGTCTTCGCCACCGCGACGGAGGAGGCCAAGACGAAGTTCCGCGCCGCCTTCGCCCAGCTGCCCCAGCGCGAGCGCGAGGTCGCGGTCCTGCTCTACGTCAAGGGCATGACGCTCGCCGAGATCGGCGACATCCTCGGCGTCTCCGAGTCGCGCGTCTGCCAGATCCACGGCGCGCTCAAGAAGACCCTGCGCCTGGCGCTGGCCGACGACGCCGCGCTGTTCCAGGCCGTCGCCTAGCCCGCGACACCGCAGCACCTTCCGGGACCTTGCGAGCGGCCGCCTTCGGGCGGCCGTTCGTCGTCGTGCGGCAGGCTTCACGACGTGCGCACGCTGCGGGAGTCCGCCGTCGTCGAGGTCCTCGCCCGGATCGAGGCCGCCGGCGCGCGCGAGGACGGCGCGGGCAAGGCCCGCGTCCGCGCCCGGGAGGCGCAGCTCGGCCGCAAGGTCTACGGACGCGAGCGCGCGGAGCTCTACGGCACGGCGCCCATCGCGGTGGCGCGCGAGGTCGGCGAGCTCCTGCACGTCCTCGTCGTCGCCACCGGGGCACGCTCGGTCGTCGAGTTCGGCGCGTCCGTCGGCTTCTCGACGATCCACCTCGCCGCGGGCCTGCGCGACCTCGGCGGCGACGGGCGGCTCGTGACGACCGAGCTCGACGCGGCGAAGGTCGCCCTGGCCCGCGACCACCTGACGGCCAGCGGCCTGGCCGACCTCGTCGACCTCCGCGCCGGCGACGCGCTCCAGACGCTCGCCGACGACCCCGCGGCGGTCGACCTCCTCTTCCTCGACGGCTGGAACGACCGCTACCTCGACGTCCTGCGCCTCGCCGAGCCCCGCCTGCGCCGCGGCGCCCTCGTCGTCGCGGACCTCAGCCGCGACGACCCCGCCTGCGAGGCCTACGCCGCCCACGTCCTGGACCCCGCGAGCGGCTTCACCTCCGTCCGCCTCGACGTCGACGAGGGCGTCGTGCTGTCGACGCGGGGGTGAGGGTCGCGCAGGCGGCCTGGGTGACGCGGCGCGGAGCTCCGCACCCGCGCCGCCCGAGGGATGCCGCACGCGCCGATCAGCACCGAGGAGAGGGTGGCGGCGAAGCGGCCGCCGAGCCGCAAGACGCTTCGGGCCATCCGTTGGCGGATCGACCCGCACATCCCGGGCTCGATCCGCCACTCGATGCTGCAGGCGACCCCGCCGGCCACGACCCTGTCGATCCCGGCGTCTCACGCCGGAGATCACAGGGTCACGACGCTCGAACCCACAAGACCGCCCACGTCGGCCGAACCCGCCGGCGGTCTCCCTCCCTCACTGCCGAACAGCCCCCGCCGCATCCCCACGGGCGTCCGGACGCAGCTCCGCACCCGCGACGACGGGAGGGTCCCATGCGAAGAACGGGACAGGCCCCTGCTTCTCACGCCGCCCATTCCGCTTGTCCATGCGGTTCTGGCGCACCACGCCGCGACGCGCGGTGCGAAGAAGGGGACAGGCCCCTGCTTCTCACGAGGGGTCAGCGGGAGATGCCGTAGGCCCAGACGAGGACCTCGGCGACGGCGCCCCAGAGGTCCTCGGGGATCTCGGCCTCGGCGGCGAGGCGGGCGAGGGCCTCGGCGAGGGCGGGGTCCTCGCGGACGGGGACGCCGGCCGCGCGGGCGCGCTCGAGGATGCGGTCGGCGACGAGGTCGGCACCGGTGGCGACGACCTTCGGGGCGCTGTCGGCGCTGCGGTCGTAGCGCAGCGCGACGGCCCTACGCGGAGGCATCGAGCGTCCTCCCGCGCGGGTGGACGGTCACGGCGACGGGGTGGCCGAGGACGGCGCTCAGCGTCAGGCGCAGCTCCGCGGCGGCGGCGCGGACGCGGTCGGCGGGCTCGCCGGCGCTGACGTGGACCGCCGCGGCGTGGCGGTCGAGGCGCACGTCGAGGCGGCCGAGCGTCGGGGAGTCGAAGCGGACGGTGACGGCGGCGCCGCCGCGGCGTGCCCCGCCCCCGCCCGCGCCCGACCCGTCGGGCAGCACCTGGACCATGGCGCCGCCCGGGAGCGGCACCGCGAGCGCCTGGGCCTGGGCCTGCTGCGCCGCGCTGGCCTGGGAGGACTGCTGGACCTGCTGGGCCTGTGCCTGCTGGGCGGGCAGCTCGACCTTGCCCTCGACGTGCAGGTGCAGCCGCTCGGCGGCCGCCTCCTGGACGCTGAGGCGCAGGACGTCGCCCGGGGCGACGCCCGCCGGCAGCTGCGCCGAGATGGGCACGCCCTCCAGCAGCATCGTCTGCGGGTCGACGACGCGGCCGTGCATGATCGTCCCGGGTCGCACCGGGAGGTCGGGCAGCAGGCCGCGGACGAGGACGAGCGCCTCCATCCGTCCAGTGGTCGGCTCAAAGCGCCGGAGCTTCAGCCGACCACGGAGGCGATGGACCGTGGACTCTTCATCGCCGCCTCCGGCATGCTCGCCGAGCAGGTGCGCCAGGACCAGCTGGCCAACGACCTGGCCAACGCGACGACGCCCGGCTACAAGGCCGACCGCGCCACGCAGAGCTCCTTCGGGGAGCTCCTGCTCGCCGACCGCCGCACGGGCCGCGCGATCGGCACCCTCGGCGCCGGCGTGCGCATCACCGGCCAGACGACGGACTTCCGCCCGTCGGACATGCGCGCCACCAACGAGCCGCTCGACCTGGCAGTCCAGGGCGAGGGCTGGTTCGCCGTGCGCACCGACCAGGGCGAGCGCTACACCCGCAACGGGCGCTTCACCGTGCTCGCGGACCGCACGCTGGGCGACGCCCAGGGCAACCAGGTCCTCGGCCCCAACCGCCAGCCCGTGCGCGTCACCCCGCAGGGCACCGTCGACCCGGCCGACGTCGGGGTCTTCGACGTCCAGGGCCTGGCCAAGCAGGGTGAGAACCTCTTCACCGGCCAGGCCGGCGGCCGCGGCACCGGCCGAGTGCTGACGGGGACGCTCGAGGCCTCCGGCGTCACGCCGGCGCGCACGATGGTCGACATGATGGCCTCGATGCGCGCCTTCGAGGCCGGCCAGCGCGCCGTCACGACGATCGACGACACGCTGAAGCTCGCCGCCTCGCAGGTCGGCGGGCTGCCGGGCTAGCAGGCCCTCGCGCGCCCGCGGGCGCGCCCGCGGCGTCCAGGTGACCTGGACGCCGCGCTCAAGGTGGTTCGGCTCCGGCCGACCACCGGGACGACACCGGAGCACGCAGGCTGGACCGCCCACTGGCGGAGGCACGCGCTCCACCTCCCGCACAGGAGAACGTGAGTGCTTGAAGGCATGTACTCGGCCGCGGCCGGGATGATGGCGCAGCAGCAGCGCATGGACCTCGTCGCCGACGACCTGGCGAACGTGTCCACGACCGGCTACAAGCCGGGCCGCATCGCGTTCCGCGACCTCGTCTACGCCGACGGCCCGCGCGGCTCGGAGCCGGGCGTGCGCATCGGCGCCGGCTCGGCGAGCACGCTCGTCGGCCGCTCGATGCAGCAGGGCTCGCTCGAGACGACCAACCAGCCGCTCGACGTCGCCCTCGAGGGCCAGGGCTTCCTCCAGGTCCGCACGCTCGACGGCCGCGTCGGCCTCACCCGCGACGGCCAGCTCGGCACGGACGCGCAGGGCCGCCTGACCCTCCACAGCGGCGAGCTCCTCGAGCCGGCGATCACCCTCCCGCCCGGCACGCCGGTCGACCAGGTCGCCATCGCCGCCGACGGCCGCGTCACGGTGCAGGGCCGCCAGCTCGGCCAGCTGCGCATCGTCGAGGTCAACGCCCCGGGCGGCCTCGAGGCCGGCCCGAACAACACCTTCGTGCCGGGCCCGCGCAGCGGCCAGCCGCGCCCCGCCCAGAGCACCACCGTCCGCCAGGGCGCGCTGGAGAGCTCCGGCGTCGACATGGCCTCGGCGATGACGGACATGATGGAGGCCCAGCGCGGCTTCGAGCTCGCCTCCAAGGCCATCATGACCCAGGACCAGCTCCTGGAGATCGCCAACCAGGTGAAGCGCTGATGACGAGCGTCGACCCGACCGTCGCCGCCGGCATGGAGCGCCTGCTCATGCGCCAGGTCGCCGGCGAGCTGCTCAAGACCGCCATGCCGAAGTCCGCCTCGGGCACCAGCGGCGCGTTCAACGACATGTTCTCGTCGATGCTCGCCGACGCCATCGCCGAGGCGACCACGACGACCGACGCCACGGAGGCCCCGCGGGCGTGACCGCCACGGCCCTCCCGATCCCCGGCACCTTCGGGCCCGACGTCCTGCGCCACCTCGACGCGCAGCTCGAGTCGGCGCGCCGCCTGCTGCAGGCCGTCCTGCACCAGTCGCAGGCGATCCGCGCGCGCAACGTCGACGGCGTCCTCGCCCACCTCGGCACGATCCAGGCCGAGATGGAGCGCCGGTCGCTGCTCGAGCGCGACCGCACCCTCGTCCTCACGCGCGCCGGCCAGGCCCTCGGCGTCCCCGCCCACGCGGTGACCCTCGAGGCGATGACCGCCCTCATGGACCCCGCGACCGCCGAGGCGGCCCGCACGCGCTCGACCGAGCTGCGCGGCCTGCTCGCCGAGGTCGGCCAGCAGCACCACCTCAACCGCGCCCTCATGCGCCAGGAGCTCGCCTTCCTCGGCCACCTCGTCGGGATGCTCGGCGGCGCCGGCGAGGACGGCGGCTACCGCCCGCCGGCCGAGCCCGGCGGCTCGATGCGCGTGACCCTCGGCGGCGTCGGCGCCACCGGCTACCAGACCGCCCGCCGCGTCCTGGACCTCGAGGTCTAGCCCGTGCCCGTCTCGAGCTTCTCCGGCCTGAACCTCGCGCTGAGCGGCCTCATGGCCAACCAGCGCGCCCTGGACATCACGGGCCACAACATCGCCAACGCGGGCACCGTCGGCTACACGCGCCAGGAGGCCGTCCTCGCCGCCTCCCCCTCGCTCACCGTCCCGCAGGGGACCTACGAGTCGGGCGCCGGCATCCAGCTCGGCCAGGGCGTCGACCTCAAGTCGATCCGCCGCATCCGCGACCAGTTCCTCGACCTCCAGGTCCGCGCGCAGAACCTCTCGCTCGGCCAGGACTCCGTCACCTCCGACGCCCTCTCGCGCGTCGAGGACATCCTCCAGGAGCCGGGCGACAACGGCCTCAACGCGCTGCTGGGCAAGTTCTGGAGCGCGTGGCAGGACCTCGCCAGCCACCCGGAGTCCGCCGCCGCCAAGGAGGCCGTCGCCGGCCAGGCCGCGACGCTCGCCGACGCCTTCAACACCCTCGCGGGCCGCATGGACTCGATCGCCGCCGACGCCACGAACGGCGCCGCGCAGATCGTCGCCGTCGGCGGCCCGGTCGACCAGATCGCCAAGGAGCTCGGCGTCCTCAACGACGCGATCTCCCGCGCGGTCGCCGCCGGCACGCAGCCCAACGACCAGCTCGACCGCCGCGACGTCCTGCTCGACCAGCTCTCCAAGCTCGGCCGCGTCTCCGTCGCCGACCTCGGCGGCGGCGTCATCGAGGTGAGCTTCGGCGGCGCCGCGACGCCCATCGTCTCGGGCCCGACCGTCACCTGGCCCCAGGCGCTGTCGAGCCCGGGCGGGCAGATCGGCGGCCTGCAGGACGTCGCCGCGAAGATCACCGGCTACCGCGCCGGGCTCGACCAGGTCGCCAGCGACCTCGCGTCGACGGTCAACGCCCTGCACCCGACCCCAGTCTTCTCCGGCGCCACCGCCGGGGCGCTGACCGCGGTCGTCACCCCGGCCACCGTCCGCGCCACGTCGGCCGTCAACGCGGGCGCCAACGACGTGGCCAAGGCCATCGCCGGCCTGCGCGGCGGCCTGGCCGAGCGGGGCTACAACGACCTCGTCTCGCGCATCGGCGGCGACGCGGCCACCGCCCGCGCCGGCGAGGCCACCGCCACCGCCGTCCTCAACCAGCTCGAGGAGCGCCGCCAGGAGGTCGCCGGCGTCTCCCTGGACGAGGAGCTCACGAACATGATGCGCTTCCAGCGCGGCTACCAGGCGGCCTCCCGCGTCATGACGACGATGGACGAGACGCTGGACGCCCTGATCAACCGCACCGGCCGGGTGGGCCTGTAGCCATGCGGATCACCCAGGGCATGCTGAACAACCGGCTGCTGAGCGACGCGGCCGCCCGCCAGGCCGAGATCGCCGCCACGCAGCGCGAGATCGCCACGGGCCGCCGGCTCAACCGCCCGTCCGACGACCCGCTCCAGGTCCGCGAGGCGCTCGTCGAGCGCTCGACGGTCTCGGAGATCGAGGGCCACCGGCGCTCGGCCACGTCGGCGACCAGCCGCCTCGACGCGACCGACTCGTCGCTGGGCCAGCTCAGCCAGCTCATCCAGCGGGCCAAGGAGCTCGCGATCCAGGCCGCCAACGGCACCGTCGACGCCAAGGACCGCGAGACGATGGCCCTCGAGGTCGACCAGATCGCCGAGGCCGCCAAGGACGCCGTGCGCGTCCAGGTCGACGGCGCGTGGATCTTCAGCGGCACCGACAGCACGACGCCGCCCTACGCCTTCGGGTCGGACACGTTCGCCGGCAACGCCGCGACGGTCGCCCGCGAGATCGGCCCGGGCGTGAGCGTCGGCGTGAACGTCAGCGCCGCCAGCGTCCTGGGCTCCGGCCAGGGCGCGGCCGACGGCCTCCTGCTCAACACGCTGCGCGACCTGGCCGATCACCTGCGTGGGGGCACCCCCGCCGACCTCGCCGCCCTGCGCGGCGCGGACCTCGCGGGCCTCACCGCCAACCTCGACACCGTCAACGCCGCCCAGGCGACCGTCGGCGCCGCCCAGGTGCGCGTCGACGCCGCCGTCGCGCGCCTCGACGACCTCGACATGGCCGGCCAGACGCGCCTGCGCGACCTCGAGGGCGCCGACCTGGCCGAGGCCCTCACCCGCCTGACCACGCAGAAGACCGCCTACGAGGCCGCGCTCAAGACGGGCGCCCAGCTCTTCCAGCTGTCCCTCCTCGACTTCCTCCGCTAGATCCCTCCACCACCACACCGAGGACCATGACCACCATGACCACCCTCCGCTCGAGCCGCTTCGGCGAGCTCGAGGTCCCGCAGGAGTCGATCATCGACTTCCCCGCGGGCCTCATCGGTCTGGGCGGCCGCCAGTACGCCCTGCTCGCCAAGAGCGACGACAGCGCCTTCGTGTGGCTGCACTCGCTCGAGGACCCCGACCTGGCCCTGCCCGTCACGAACCCGTGGCAGTTCTTCGCCTCCTACGAGGTCGAGCTGGCCGACGAGGAGGCCGCTCGCGTCGGCCTCACCGACGCCGACGCCGCCGAGGCCTCCGTGTACGTCACGGTCCGCTGCGGCGAGCGCCCGGAGGACACCTGCGTGAACCTCCGCGCGCCGATCGTCATCTCCGGGGGCTTCGGCTACCAGGTGATCAACATGGCCCAGGACGCCCCGGTGCGCGCCAAGGTCTTCGCCCAGCAGGAGGCGGCTCAGCCCGAAGCCGCCTAGGGCACGCAGTACGCTCGCCCGCATGCTCATCATCACCCGTCGCCCTGGCGAGAAGGTCATGGTCGGCGACGACGTCGTGGTCGAGGTGATCGAGATCAGCGGGTCGAACGTGCGCATCGGCATCACGGCGCCCCGCTCGGTCCCGGTCTACCGGGAGGAGATCTGGGCGGCAGTGAAGGCGGAGAACGCGGCAGCAGCCGCGACGGACGTGGACCGGATGCCCCGGGACCAGTCCGCCGCCGACGACGACCCGACCTAGAACCCAACCCCTCACCCGACACTGACTGATGTCCCTCCGCATCAACACGAACATCGAGGCGCTCAGCGCCCACCGCACGCTCGCCAAGAGCACCGCGCAGCTCACCAAGTCCATGGAGAAGCTCTCCACGGGCTCGCGCATCAACCGCGCCGCCGACGACGCCGCCGGTCTGGGCATCTCCGAGAAGATGCGCTCCCAGATCCGCGGCCTCGCCCAGGCCCAGCGCAACATCCAGGACGGCATCTCGCTCGTCCAGACCGCCGAGGGCAACCTCGACGAGGTCCACTCGATGCTGCAGCGCGTCCGCGAGCTGGCCGTCCAGTACAAGAACGGCTCCACCGGCTCCCAGGGCCAGGCGGTCATCCAGTCCGAGATCAACCACCTGGCCTCGGAGATCAACCGCATCGGCACCCAGGCCGAGTTCAACGGCATCACGCTGCTCGACGCCGCCGGCACCGTGACCTTCCAGGTCGGCAGCGAGGACGGCGACGTCATCACCGTCGACAAGCAGGCGCTGTCCACGGTGGTCCCCGCCGCGACGTTCGCGCTGGGCGCCGCCACCGACCTGCAGGAGATCGACGCCGCCATCGACGGCGTCTCGAACCTGCGCTCGTCGTTCGGCGCGGCCCAGAACCGCCTCGAGCACACGCTGAACGGCACGGCCGTCTACCAGGAGAACCTGACCGCCGCCGAGTCGCGCATCCGCGACGTCGACATGGCCCAGGAGATGGTCACGATGACCAAGAACCAGATCCTGACCCAGGCCGGCCAGGCGATGCTCGCCCAGGCCAACCAGTCGCCCCAGTCGGTCCTCCAGCTCCTGAAGGGCTAGCCCTCGCGGACGGGCCTGCGTCTGCAACCCGCAGTGCAGACGCAGGCCCCACGCGCGGCGCGCCACAATAGGACCTGTGAGCAGCCAGCTCGGCACGCTCCTCAGCGGGCGCTACCGACTCGACGCGCGGGTCGGCACGGGCGGGATGTCCACGGTCTTCCGTGCGTTCGACACCACGCTCGAGCGCCAGGTCGCGATCAAGCTGATGCACCGCGACATCGCGGGCCAGCCCGACCAGCTCGAGCGCTTCCGGCGCGAGGCCCGCGCCGTCGCGCAGCTCAGCCACCCGCACGTCGTCGGGGTCATCGACGCCTCCGAGGACGACGGGACGCCCTACATCGTCTTCGAGTACGTCGAGGGCGAGACGCTCAAGCAGCGCATCCGCCGCCACGGCCGGCTGCCGGTCTCCGAGGCCGTGGCCTACGCCATCGAGATCGCCCGCGCGCTCGGCGCCGCCCACGAGCGCGGCATCGTCCACCGCGACGTCAAGCCCCAGAACGTCCTCGTCGACGAGGAGGGCTCGGCGAAGGTCACCGACTTCGGCATCGCCCGCACGCTGGACCAGGACGGGCTGACCGCCGACGGCCGCGTGCTGGGCACGACGGACTACGTCTCGCCCGAGCAGGCCCTCGGCCACGCGGTCACGGGCCAGAGCGACCTCTACTCCCTGGGCATCGTGCTCTACGAGATGCTCACCGGGGACGTCCCGTTCCACGGCGAGAACCAGGTCGCCGTCGCGATGAAGCACGTGCGCGAGGACCTGCCCGACGTGCAGCTCCTGCGCCCCGAGGTCTCGAGCGCGCTGGCCGCCGTCCTGGACCGTGCCACGGCGAAGGACCTCACCCAGCGCTACGCCGACGACGCCGAGCTCATCGCCGACCTCGAGCAGGTCCTCGCCATCGAGGCCTCGCGCTCGGGGCAGGTCACGGGCGAGGCGACCGCGGTCCTGCGCACGCTGCCGCCCGAGGCGCGCCGCCGGCTGCCAGGCCGCGTCACCCACCCGGGACGCGTCTTCGCCGTCCTGGCGCTGGTCGCGGCGGCGATCGTCGCCTTCGCGCTCTTCGTCCTGGCCGACGACCGCGCCACGCGCGGCACCGGCGCGGCGCCGCCCGCCCGCGACGACCAGGGCCAGGCGCTCAAGGCGATCTCCTTCGGCCAGTCGGCCGCCGGCGACTTCGACCCCCTCGGCGACAACGAGGAGGAGCACCCCGGCGAGGCGCGCTTCGCGGTGGACAAGAGCACCGGCACCTCGTGGACGACCGAGACCTACCAGGGCGGCCTGCAGAAGGACGGCGTCGGGATCTACGTCAACGCGCCACCGGCCTTCGCGCCGCGGCGCCTCGACGTCCGCACGCCCAAGCCCGGCTTCTCCTTCGACGTGTACGCCGCGTCGGGCAGCCCGCCCCAGCAGCTGTCGGGCTGGACGAAGCTCGCCTCGGCCCGGGCGACCGAGGAGCGCACGCGCGTGCCGCTCGACACGGGCGGCCGGCGCTTCCAGTCCTACCTCGTGTGGATCACCGCGCTGCCCGAGGGCGCCACCTCGGCGCAGGTCTCCGAGGTCTACCTCTACCGGTGAGCCGGCTCACGTCGCCGGAGAAGGTCCTCTGGCCGGCGACGGAGCGCACGCCCGCGGTCACGAAGGCCGACTACGCCGCGTACCTCGACCACGTCGCCGCGGCGATGCTGCCCCACGTGCGCGATCGCGCCGTCTCGCTCCAGCGCTTCCACGGCGGGCTCGGCAGCTCGGGCTTCTTCCAGAAGGACGCCGCCAAGACCGCGCCCGCGTGGCTCAGGACCGTCACCGTCGGCAAGCGCGGCGGGG
The DNA window shown above is from Conexibacter sp. SYSU D00693 and carries:
- a CDS encoding flagellin; translated protein: MSLRINTNIEALSAHRTLAKSTAQLTKSMEKLSTGSRINRAADDAAGLGISEKMRSQIRGLAQAQRNIQDGISLVQTAEGNLDEVHSMLQRVRELAVQYKNGSTGSQGQAVIQSEINHLASEINRIGTQAEFNGITLLDAAGTVTFQVGSEDGDVITVDKQALSTVVPAATFALGAATDLQEIDAAIDGVSNLRSSFGAAQNRLEHTLNGTAVYQENLTAAESRIRDVDMAQEMVTMTKNQILTQAGQAMLAQANQSPQSVLQLLKG
- a CDS encoding flagellar hook-basal body protein; protein product: MYSAAAGMMAQQQRMDLVADDLANVSTTGYKPGRIAFRDLVYADGPRGSEPGVRIGAGSASTLVGRSMQQGSLETTNQPLDVALEGQGFLQVRTLDGRVGLTRDGQLGTDAQGRLTLHSGELLEPAITLPPGTPVDQVAIAADGRVTVQGRQLGQLRIVEVNAPGGLEAGPNNTFVPGPRSGQPRPAQSTTVRQGALESSGVDMASAMTDMMEAQRGFELASKAIMTQDQLLEIANQVKR
- a CDS encoding protein kinase, producing MSSQLGTLLSGRYRLDARVGTGGMSTVFRAFDTTLERQVAIKLMHRDIAGQPDQLERFRREARAVAQLSHPHVVGVIDASEDDGTPYIVFEYVEGETLKQRIRRHGRLPVSEAVAYAIEIARALGAAHERGIVHRDVKPQNVLVDEEGSAKVTDFGIARTLDQDGLTADGRVLGTTDYVSPEQALGHAVTGQSDLYSLGIVLYEMLTGDVPFHGENQVAVAMKHVREDLPDVQLLRPEVSSALAAVLDRATAKDLTQRYADDAELIADLEQVLAIEASRSGQVTGEATAVLRTLPPEARRRLPGRVTHPGRVFAVLALVAAAIVAFALFVLADDRATRGTGAAPPARDDQGQALKAISFGQSAAGDFDPLGDNEEEHPGEARFAVDKSTGTSWTTETYQGGLQKDGVGIYVNAPPAFAPRRLDVRTPKPGFSFDVYAASGSPPQQLSGWTKLASARATEERTRVPLDTGGRRFQSYLVWITALPEGATSAQVSEVYLYR
- a CDS encoding flagellar hook-basal body protein, with the translated sequence MDRGLFIAASGMLAEQVRQDQLANDLANATTPGYKADRATQSSFGELLLADRRTGRAIGTLGAGVRITGQTTDFRPSDMRATNEPLDLAVQGEGWFAVRTDQGERYTRNGRFTVLADRTLGDAQGNQVLGPNRQPVRVTPQGTVDPADVGVFDVQGLAKQGENLFTGQAGGRGTGRVLTGTLEASGVTPARTMVDMMASMRAFEAGQRAVTTIDDTLKLAASQVGGLPG
- the flgN gene encoding flagellar export chaperone FlgN; translation: MTATALPIPGTFGPDVLRHLDAQLESARRLLQAVLHQSQAIRARNVDGVLAHLGTIQAEMERRSLLERDRTLVLTRAGQALGVPAHAVTLEAMTALMDPATAEAARTRSTELRGLLAEVGQQHHLNRALMRQELAFLGHLVGMLGGAGEDGGYRPPAEPGGSMRVTLGGVGATGYQTARRVLDLEV
- the fliW gene encoding flagellar assembly protein FliW, with amino-acid sequence MTTLRSSRFGELEVPQESIIDFPAGLIGLGGRQYALLAKSDDSAFVWLHSLEDPDLALPVTNPWQFFASYEVELADEEAARVGLTDADAAEASVYVTVRCGERPEDTCVNLRAPIVISGGFGYQVINMAQDAPVRAKVFAQQEAAQPEAA
- a CDS encoding EscU/YscU/HrcU family type III secretion system export apparatus switch protein; the encoded protein is MPPRRAVALRYDRSADSAPKVVATGADLVADRILERARAAGVPVREDPALAEALARLAAEAEIPEDLWGAVAEVLVWAYGISR
- a CDS encoding FliA/WhiG family RNA polymerase sigma factor — protein: MRLATATSTKPRRLSPEDSLALWQEYRRTNDRALRDRLVLTFAPLVKYIVYKKVREMPARCEVEDFISCGLEALIQSIDRYDPEKGATLEQYAWTRIHGAVLDELRRQDWAPRSVRRWERDMERAADDFSRLHGRRPTAPELAETMGISLEELRRHRDEVTQSDVTSLNTVVLGDDETTIERLDTIAADDDRLDPVFATATEEAKTKFRAAFAQLPQREREVAVLLYVKGMTLAEIGDILGVSESRVCQIHGALKKTLRLALADDAALFQAVA
- the csrA gene encoding carbon storage regulator CsrA, which gives rise to MLIITRRPGEKVMVGDDVVVEVIEISGSNVRIGITAPRSVPVYREEIWAAVKAENAAAAATDVDRMPRDQSAADDDPT
- the flgK gene encoding flagellar hook-associated protein FlgK gives rise to the protein MPVSSFSGLNLALSGLMANQRALDITGHNIANAGTVGYTRQEAVLAASPSLTVPQGTYESGAGIQLGQGVDLKSIRRIRDQFLDLQVRAQNLSLGQDSVTSDALSRVEDILQEPGDNGLNALLGKFWSAWQDLASHPESAAAKEAVAGQAATLADAFNTLAGRMDSIAADATNGAAQIVAVGGPVDQIAKELGVLNDAISRAVAAGTQPNDQLDRRDVLLDQLSKLGRVSVADLGGGVIEVSFGGAATPIVSGPTVTWPQALSSPGGQIGGLQDVAAKITGYRAGLDQVASDLASTVNALHPTPVFSGATAGALTAVVTPATVRATSAVNAGANDVAKAIAGLRGGLAERGYNDLVSRIGGDAATARAGEATATAVLNQLEERRQEVAGVSLDEELTNMMRFQRGYQAASRVMTTMDETLDALINRTGRVGL
- a CDS encoding O-methyltransferase; amino-acid sequence: MRTLRESAVVEVLARIEAAGAREDGAGKARVRAREAQLGRKVYGRERAELYGTAPIAVAREVGELLHVLVVATGARSVVEFGASVGFSTIHLAAGLRDLGGDGRLVTTELDAAKVALARDHLTASGLADLVDLRAGDALQTLADDPAAVDLLFLDGWNDRYLDVLRLAEPRLRRGALVVADLSRDDPACEAYAAHVLDPASGFTSVRLDVDEGVVLSTRG
- a CDS encoding flagellin; the protein is MRITQGMLNNRLLSDAAARQAEIAATQREIATGRRLNRPSDDPLQVREALVERSTVSEIEGHRRSATSATSRLDATDSSLGQLSQLIQRAKELAIQAANGTVDAKDRETMALEVDQIAEAAKDAVRVQVDGAWIFSGTDSTTPPYAFGSDTFAGNAATVAREIGPGVSVGVNVSAASVLGSGQGAADGLLLNTLRDLADHLRGGTPADLAALRGADLAGLTANLDTVNAAQATVGAAQVRVDAAVARLDDLDMAGQTRLRDLEGADLAEALTRLTTQKTAYEAALKTGAQLFQLSLLDFLR